The Setaria viridis chromosome 9, Setaria_viridis_v4.0, whole genome shotgun sequence sequence TACAGCAATGTGCGCTTATGCACCGGCTAGCAAATTTAAAACAAGTAATACAATTTAAAATCTATAAGACCCTGAACTGATTTAAATTGCTTATCTTCTCGCTAACTCTCTCTTTTATTTGTTCATTTTCTAACATAACACCCATATGGTCATACAGATATGGATACTCTGTAATCATTTTCCCTATTCATAATTCCCCTCTTGCATCGCAGCTCCGTGGCTAAGTGTGTGTTAAATATGTGTTTTGGTAGAAACCTTATCTTGAGCTGGCATGAGCTATTTCATCTCAGACCGATTAGCTTTTTACTATTAATAATGGCAGATGTGAATAGTTTTGGAgcacatacatgatacatggCTAATTTGGGCTAGTTTTTCATTACAGTTAGTGTTAATACAGAGACATGTTTATGaggttattttttataatgacacgTGAGTAATCTTAAATGCAAAATGAGATATTACTTTACTTTATATTTATAATGGTAATGGTGGGTAATAGGCCTAAGCAAAACTCGGGCCGGGCCAGAAAAAGCTCGGTTTCTTTTGGGCCCAAAATCTCCACCCAAGCCCATCCATTAACCCAACCGGGCCAACAAATTCGGGCCTAATTCATGCCGGGCCACCCATCCTTTTTTATGTAAATGTAATTCATTTTATTATTCGGGTTGGGCTCAAGCCCGTCCATTTTTTCGAGTTGCGAAAATCAGCGCCACACCCGGCCCTAAATGAGCATCGGGCCGGGCTTGGGCTGGGCCTATTTTTCTCAGGTctagtgggtaatttagatgtagATATTTTAGTTATTTCCATAATGGCTGgttaatttagatgcaaatttaaatgATAGTTTAGTTTTTTTATAGTGATAGAGGTTGGTTATTTAGTAAAAATATTAAATCTAATATCTAACAATGATTGAGTCTACAAATGGAAGGACAGATTTCTTTTTTGTGGGGGAGTTTTTTAGATTTTGTCCTTTTTTCTATGTTCTTTGTTAAATATGCTATTTTTTCTATGTTACTCCTATATACTATTTTCAACCTTTGGTCTAAAGCAAATGTCAACATGTTGCGTCTCCGAAGCCAAATCTTAGCCCCTGCAAGTCTGGGAAGTGGGAACCAGCCCACACCAACGCAAAAAGTAATCTGAATTTGGTGATTTATCTGGACCATCATCGCTTTATTAGCTAAAAAGTTAGTATCATTGAACAAGATATGAACGAACaaggccatcttcttcagcccCTGGTCGGCCCTTTTTTCCGAGCTCATGTCCCAAACCGGGAACAAGTAACAACACTCTCAATCAATCGATAAATTGACTGAATCCAATGCTGTTCAGGTTATAATTAATGTTTGTATTTACATTTGCAAAACAAACATTGTTCCCGCCTGGCGCCTGCCGTCGCTATCTACCCTCCACTACGGTTACAGTCCAGCTGCTGGCGCTGTCAGACCGGCAGACCTTCACCTCCGGTTCCTCCTCGccattgtcgtcgtcgtcgtggtggTTCCTCCCCGTGCTGAACGCCGGCTCGCACGGCTCCGGCAGCGTGGGGGTCTCGCTGGCCAGCATCGTGGTCACCGCCGACATGGTCGGCCTGCGCTTCGGCTGCTCCTGCACGCACAGCAGCCCGATCTGGATGCACTTGAGCACCTCCAGTGCGTTCGACGTGTCCGCGATCGACGGGTCGATGAACTCCAAGCTCTCGCCGTccctccacagcctccacgCCTGCAAGAAAATGGAGACGAACCCTGCGATGACTTACTGCGATCCATGTCGATCACAACACGAAGCATCCTGTTGTGACTGCAGGAGTAAGTCACTAATGATACTCACATATCGCAGGAGGTTGAGGTCGAGCTCGGTGTGGTAGAACCCCCTGTTCTTCTTCCCGCTGACGATCTCGAGCACCAGCACGCCGAAGCTGAACACGTCGGACTTGGTGGAGAAGACCCCGTCCATGGCGTATTCAGGGGACATGTACCCACTGCAACCAGTCAAAATCACCAGGAGACGTAACGTAACTATCATGGTGTCTTGTATCGTGCGagtaacgagtaaattgacgcAGCGTAGCCCCTGAGATATGAAAGAACTCACTATGTTCCGACCACTTTCTTGGTGTAAGCAGCGGTCTGGTCCGTCCCGAATATCCTCGCGACGCCGAAGTCGGAGATCTTCGGGTTCATGTCCTTGTCGAGCAAAATGTTGCTGGCCTTGAGATCCCTGTGGATTATCCTGAGCACCGAATCCTGGTGGAGGTACAGGATCCCACGCGCGATGCCGTTGATGATGTTGAACCGCTTCTCCCAGCACAGCATCGACTGCTTCTCTTCGTCTGGACAGCAGTTCAACAATCTCATGTCAGAACTAATTTCCATGGCTTAGGTCAGTGCATGCGGGAGCTCCTTCTGTTGTTCAAACGGTGGCAGCTAGATAGCGGCTTACCGAAGAGGAAGGTGTTGAGGCTCCGGTTGTGCATGTACTCGTAGACCAGCATCCTCTCGCACCCGTCGATGCAGCAGCCGAGAAGCCTGACGAGGTTCCTGTGCTGGAGCTTGGCGATCAGCTTGACCTCGTTCTTGAACTCCCGGAGCCCCTGCGTCGACCGCCGCGACAGCCTCTTCACCGCTATGTCCTGACCGTTGTCAAGCTTCCCCTGCAGAGCATGGCCGATTCGTAGTAGTAAGAATCACAAGAACAACGAAGATCATCAGGTATTCTATCTCTGCATTCAGGCTTTTCGAAACTGAAACTTGTGTTACCATGTAAACCGGGCCAAATCCGCCTTGCCCGATCTTTTTGTGGATCGAGAAGTTGTCGGTGGCAGCTTGGATCTTCTCCACATCGAAAGACGGGAGATCGCAATCCTTGTTGGTTCCCTGCTGGCCGTTATGCAGGGAGTCGTCCTGAGCGTCACTTGACGCAGCAATCTGGTTCCTCCGTCCGAAAGGCGTGCTCTGTGCGTTCCTTGAAGGTAGGGGAGTAGCTTCCTTCCTGCGCTTCTTGACCTTCATGACGCAGATGTAAAGCCCAACCAGTAGCAACACCAGTCCGACGACCGATGGGacgatgatctcgacgagcctCGCCGTTCTTGAATGAGTCTCTGCCGAGGAGGTGCTGAGAGCTGCAAAATTCAGAGAGTAGCAGTTTATTTGACATTCCAAAGGTATCCATTTGAAGCTGTCGATCGAGTTACTCGAGATGGACCAAAGAAAAGGTACTATGGCCCtatttggtagggcttctccaAGTACTTCTCCAccgatttttggtgaagtccTACCAAACGATTGGTTGGAAAATAGCTTCAGGAGAGAAGCCCCTAAAATCCCGGTGACTGGAGCCGTTTGGTGGGAGCAAAAAAAATTAGCTCCCCGCGACTACTCCTCCTCGTTTCCCCACTTGCCCTTGTGAGGAGGGCCCGCGGGTGGAGCTGGCCGATGATGAGGACCGGAGGCACAGCAGGAGGCaggggcgggccggcggcgggaggcgtgGTGGCGCAGCGGCGGAAGGCCGGGAGCCGGAGGTGGGCGACGGAACCGGAGAtggccggaggtggaggtggctgGCGAGGACCGTGGGAAGCGGGGGTGGGCCGGCGGTGGGAGACCgggaggcgtggcggcgggggccgggggtgAGGCAACGGCGGGAGGCCGGGAGCCGAGGTGGCGTCTGAGTGCGGCAGAGGTGAGGTGACCGGCTGGAGGCGAGGCGGCAGGCatggaggagaaagagagaatGGATAAGATGAGAataaaagagaaggaaaaaaagaattaagaagaaaaaagggaaaaaagaaaaaaagagaagggtaTTATGGCACTGCACATTTTTATTCATGTTACACAGCTAGGAGAAATcattttgccaaacgtttttccATCCAGACAAGCCGAAGTCAAAAAAACCTGCTTCACCAAAGAAGCCACACCCGCAACCATTTCAGCCACAGCCGCAGCCCTGCCAAACGAGCCCTATATTTAATCTAAACTTCTTGACTGTTAACAGCGAAGTACGGAAAAGGACTGGTCTTTGGTAGCCTGAATTAAGAAACGTTAGtgcttgcctttttttttccccaataGTGAGCAACTGAGCATCACTGTCGACTGTCGTTAGACCTAACAGCAGTTGCTCAATTAACATCCAAATTAACAAATAGGTTGGGGCTTTGACTTTTGACTTTTGACCTTTACCTTGCAGGTTTTCAGCAAGTGAGAAAACACCGGGAGGTAACTTTGAACAATATGGCAACAAACGCGTACTCGTTTTGCACCTCAACTGTTTGACTTGGTACGCTCAGGTTCGTTCATCCCCTCTATCCTCTCCTAACCGTAAGATAAGTGTGCGCGACAGGTATGAACTCTACGATCAAGTTCTTGCACAATCTGACTAAAGCTTGCTGTCACCATGACGGCACAAAACAAAGTAAACGAGGAGGAAAACAAGGAGAAAAATTGGCCGCATGCAGAATGCATGTACATACAAAGAGGTCAATCAATACTAATGAATATCACAAAACAAAGTCACGTTGCATGCGTTCTAAATTTCTGATGCAATTAAATGAGCAACTTGGAGAAAGAAATGCCAACAAACTATCTTTTCATTTCTTAAGCAAAAGAAAATGTGGACACAAACAACGGCGTCAAACTTGTCATCAATTCGAAGTGAACTGGTGTCATGGAAGGGGAAAAAATGTACTGCAGCACGTAAATGaatcgaagaagaagaagaagcagctcaAGAACTGAACCGGAACTCACGTAGATCGGAGGCGGCGAGCCGGACGAAGAGATTCTGCCCGCCATTGCCGAACTGCCTCATGTCCAGCAGATCGCCTGTCCACATGAAGCATCCCGTGCCGGGCCCCGAGCTGCTGACGTTGGCGCTGGCGTAGGCCCGGCAGCCGCAGTTCCCGAGGCAGGCCTGGCGGCACTCGTCGAGGCCGAGGGACATGTCCACGGTGGCGTTGGCCGACTCCGGCAGCTTCATGTTGGTGAGCGTGGCGaatccgtcgccgtcgccggtgcaGTTGAGCTCGGTCCGGCGCCTGCAGCCGCCGGAGCCGTCCCGGAGCGCCCACTCGGCGGGGAAGCGCGGGTCGAACCCCGGCGCGCAGCCGCAGATCGGGGAGCGCTCGACGCTGCAGACGCCGTAGGGCCCGCAGGCGCGGTAGCCGTCGCACTCGTCGAGCGGGTAGGACCAGAAGAGGCTCCAGGACTGCG is a genomic window containing:
- the LOC117836379 gene encoding receptor-like serine/threonine-protein kinase SD1-8; this encodes MQRCPRRSVPLLPRLGAVLLLLLLLLLAPAPAASASTTDTVTPAAPLAGDRTLVSAGRGKFVLGFFAPDPDDAGTTYLGIWFNNIPVRTVVWVANRESPVTGSPAGAALRILANGSLAIVDDNNSDDSVVWATPPPPVSSSLSPGALSNTTAQLLDNGNLVLRVPGAGVVWQSFDHPTDTLLPGMKLGIDFRTGLDRRMNSWRGAGDPSPGEYTFRLDPRGSPELFLYRRSARTYGSGPWNGFQFTGVPNLKSNSLLTFRFVSAPGEEAFYSYDVLDNATVLTRFVVNSSGQIQRLMWIDMTQSWSLFWSYPLDECDGYRACGPYGVCSVERSPICGCAPGFDPRFPAEWALRDGSGGCRRRTELNCTGDGDGFATLTNMKLPESANATVDMSLGLDECRQACLGNCGCRAYASANVSSSGPGTGCFMWTGDLLDMRQFGNGGQNLFVRLAASDLPLSTSSAETHSRTARLVEIIVPSVVGLVLLLVGLYICVMKVKKRRKEATPLPSRNAQSTPFGRRNQIAASSDAQDDSLHNGQQGTNKDCDLPSFDVEKIQAATDNFSIHKKIGQGGFGPVYMGKLDNGQDIAVKRLSRRSTQGLREFKNEVKLIAKLQHRNLVRLLGCCIDGCERMLVYEYMHNRSLNTFLFDEEKQSMLCWEKRFNIINGIARGILYLHQDSVLRIIHRDLKASNILLDKDMNPKISDFGVARIFGTDQTAAYTKKVVGTYGYMSPEYAMDGVFSTKSDVFSFGVLVLEIVSGKKNRGFYHTELDLNLLRYAWRLWRDGESLEFIDPSIADTSNALEVLKCIQIGLLCVQEQPKRRPTMSAVTTMLASETPTLPEPCEPAFSTGRNHHDDDDNGEEEPEVKVCRSDSASSWTVTVVEGR